The DNA segment CCATTTTGTCAACCGCTCCCGGTTTGATAATATGATTGAAGAGGGGGCGTTCCTCGAATGGTCGGAGGTTTACGGCAACCTCTATGGCACCTCCCGGGCGCCTGTTTTGGCGCATTTGTCGAAGGGAGGGGGAGTTGTCCTTGATGTCGATTGGCAGGGGGCCTTGAAAATAAAAAAGGAACGGCCGGAAGCCGTCTTGATTTTTGTCCTTGTTCCCTCCATAACCGATCTTGAATCGCGGCTGGTCCGCCGGGGGAGCGAGTCGCCGTCAGCCCTGAAAAAAAGGCTTGAAGAATCGAAGAAAGAAGAGAATTACAAAAAATATTACGATTATGTGGTGGTGAATAAAAACCTCGAACGGACCTATGAGGAAATAAAAAAGATCATCTCGCATCATCATGCAGGCACAAGAGGCCACAACTGAAAAAAACATCCTTGTCGTCAAACTGGACGATGTCGTCTCCAAAGTCCAGTCGTACAACCCCCTGGCCGATATCGATCTCATCAAGAAGGCCTATGTTTTTTCCGCGAAGGCCCACGCCGGCCAGAAGAGGAGGTCGGGCCAGCCGTATCTCATCCATCCGCTGGAGGTGGCCAACATCCTGGCCGAGATGAAAATGGATGTCGCCTCCATTTCCGCCGGCATCCTTCACGACACCATCGAGGACACAAAGGTCACCCGTGAGGAGTTGAAGACCGTTTTCGGGGAGGAGATCGCGGAGCTGGTGGACGGGGTCACCAAGCTTTCAAAAATTCCGTTCAATACCCGGATGGAGCGGCAGGCGGAAAATTTCCGGAAGATGATTTTGGCCATGGCCAAAGACATCCGGGTGATCCTTATCAAACTGGCCGACCGCTTGAACAACCTCCGGACGCTTCAGTTCATGCCGGAGGAAAAGCAGATCCGCATCGCGCAGGAGACGCTGGATATTTACGCCCCGCTGGCCAACAGGCTCGGGATGCAGTGGATGAAGGTTCAGCTGGAAGACCTGGGGCTCCGTTTCACCCGGCCGCAGACCTACCAGCAGATCGAAAAAAAAATCGCCCGCCTGAAGAAGATCAAGGAGCATTACATGGACCGGGTGGAGAAAGGGGTCACCGCCCATTTCATGGATTCCATCCGTGCTTTCAAGATTTTAGGAAGGATGAAGCATGTCCACGGCATCTACCGGAAGATGGAGCGGCAGAACATCAGTTTCGAGCAGGTGCACGACCTTCTGGCCTTTCGCATCCTGGTCCCCACGGTGGAGGAATGCTACGAGGCCCTCGGGCTTTTGCACAGCATCTGGAAGCCGGTGCCGGGGCGGTTCAAGGATTACCTCGCCATGCCGAAGGCCAACAACTACCAGTCGCTTCACACCACCGTCATCTGCCTCGACGGCGAGCGGGTGGAGTTTCAGATCCGGACGTTCGAAATGAACGAGACCGCCGAACAGGGGATCGCGGCGCACTGGAAATACAAGGAGGACGGCCGGATCGACATGAAATCGGAGGAGACCTTCCGCTGGCTCCACCAGCTGGTCGACTGGCAGAACGAGCTCAAGGATTCGGTGGAATTTCTGGATACCGTGAAGCTCGATCTCTTCACCTCCGAAATTTATGTCTTTACCCCCAAGGGGGACGTCCGCCCCCTTCCGCACAACGCCACGCCGATTGATTTCGCCTACAGCATCCACACGGACGTCGGCGCGCATTGCACCGGGGCACGGGTCAACGGGCGCATTGTTCCGCTGACGCACCATCTGGCCAGCGGCGACACGGTGGAGATCATCACCAGTCCGCACCGCTACCCCTCCAGGGACTGGCTGAAGGTGGCGGTAAGCTCGCGCGCCCGGGCCAAGGTCCGCCAGTTTTTAAAGCAGGAACAGCGCGAAAAGAGCATTCATCTGGGGAAGGAGATCTATCAGGAGGAATGCGCCAAGTTCGGCATCGACGCCTCCGAATTTCTCAAATCGGGCGCGTTGAGGGAATATCTGGAGAAGAAGGGGATTGTGGGGGAGAATAGTCTTTATTCGGCTCTGGCCTACGGGAAGATTTCCATGCCGGTGATTACAGCGGCCCTTTTTCCGGAAAAGACCAAAACGACAGCCGTTCCCCCGCCGGAGGGGTTTTTGAAGAAAATTTTTCGGAAGGTGTCCAAACAGACGCGGGACGTGGTGCGGATTGACGGTCTGGAGGATCTTCTGATCGCCTTCGGCAAGTGCTGTCACCCGATTCAGGGGGATCCGATTGTCGGTTTTGTCACCCGGGGGAGGGGAGTGACGCTTCATCGCATCGACTGCCCCAAGGTTCCCTCGATAGACCCGGCCCGCCGGGTGAACGCCGACTGGAACTACAAGACCGACCTTGTCCGGACGGCGCGGCTGAAAATTCTCTGCGAGGACAAGCCGGGGATGCTGGCGGAAATCACCGCCGCCATCTCTTCGCGCCAGGCCAACATCACCAAGGCGCTCGTCCGCACCACCAGGGACAAAAAGGCGGTCATCTCCATGGATGTCGGCGTGCGCGACACTGACGAACTGCACGCCATCATGAAATCGCTGGAAAAAATTGAAGGGGTGATTTCGGTGGAGAGGGAGCTGGGATAGTGCCTGGGTGCTCGCGTTTTTACACGGGCACGCGGGCCCACGGGCACTTTATTTACCCCGCCTTGACTACCACCCCCGACCGGAGGCAACGGGTACAGGCGCGGACCCTGCGGACCGTTTTCCCCAGGAGGACGCGGATAGTCTGAAGATTGGGCATGGAGAGCTTTATCGTCCGGTTGTTGGCATGCGAGACATTGTGCCCCCGAAGCGCCCTTTTGTTGCAGTAATGACACGAATAAGCCATATTATTTGGGGCCCGTTCGGCCCGTTCGATGCTACTCGCATCATGGATTTCGGGCCTCACATGGCCCCAAACCCCGCGCAAATCACCGGCAAAGCCGGATGATTTGCTTGAGAGCGCCTTCCTTAACAGATAGGGCGCCCTGCGGGCAATAAAAAAATTGATCTGGACAACCGATTTTCTCCGGCGATATATAGCGTTTTCCTGATGCAATTCCAAAATCTCCTCCAGATTTTTTCCGAAACGGCCGCCCGGCAGGGAGGCGCCCCCTGTTTCCGCTACAAGGAAGGGGGCCGGTGGCGCACATTGAACTGGAACGAGGTGAACCAAAAAATCATCGACCTCGCCGGAGGCTTGGTCAAGCTGGGGGTCAAAAAAGGGGACCGTGTCTGTATCTTTTCGCAGACCCGCACCGAATGGACACTGGCCGACATGGCCATCCTGTCGGTGGGCGCCGTCACGGTTCCGATTTATCAATCCAACCTCCCCGATCAGGCGGGCTACATCATCCAAAACTCCGAGGCGCGGCTGGCCTTTGTGGAGGATGCCGTTCAACTCAAAAAAATCAACGAGGTGCGTCCCGAACTCCCGCTGTTGAAACAGATCATCCTTTTTGACAATGGAACGGCGGCTATCAGGGAGAAGGGAATTTATACTTTGGAAGAAGTGCTCCTTCTCGGCAACGGAGAAGGGAAGGCGGCCTTCGAGGAGATGAAGAGGTCGTTACACCCCGATTCCGAGGCGTCGTTTGTCTATACCTCCGGCACCACCGGACCTCCCAAAGGAGCCGTTCTGACGCACGGAAACTTTATCGCCGAGCTGGAGGCGCTCGAGGTGATTTTCGATTTCGAGCCGCACTACGAGTCGCTCCTTTTTCTGCCGCTGGCGCACATTCTGGCTCGGGTGGTCCAGTTTGCCCAACTCCAGCGGGGTTTTATCCAGGTTTACGCCGAGAGCATCGACAAGCTTTTGGACAACGTGCAGGAGGTCCGGCCGCATCTCATGGCATCCGTTCCCCGCATTTTCGAAAAAATCCACACCCGCGTCATGCAGGGGGTCGAGGCCTCGTCAAAACGGAGGCAAAAAATTTTTTCCTGGGCCTGTGCCGTGGGAAAACAGTATTCCGCCTGTCTGCAGGCAAAAAAACCGGTTTCTCTCCTCTTAAGGCTCAAATGGAAGACGGCCTATCATCTGGTCTTTTCCAAACTGCACAAAAAGCTGGGGGGACGGATCCGGTTTTTCATCACGGGGGGCGCGCCCCTTCCGGCCGAAATCGGCGAATTTTTCGAGTCCGCCGGATTTGCCATCCTGGAAGGATACGGCCTCACCGAAACCAGCGCGGCGATCACCTGCAATACCCTTAAAGAGCGGCGGATCGGCACGGTGGGGAGGCCGCTTAAGGGGGTTGAAATAAAAATCGCCGACGACGGGGAAATCCTGACGCGCGGACCGGTGGTGTTCAAGGGATATTACCGGCAGGCGGAGGCGACATCCGAGGCGCTCAACACGGGGGGGTGGTTCCACACCGGCGATATCGGCGTTTTCGACGATGACGGCTACCTGAAAATCACCGACCGCAAAAAAGACATCATCGTGACGGCGGCGGGAAAGAACATCGCCCCCCAGAACATCGAAAGCCTTTTGAAAACCGATCCGCTGATCTCGCAGGCAATGGTGCACGGCGACCGGCGCAAGTATCTGTCGGCCCTTATCACGCTCGACAAAAACGAGATCATCCGGTACGCCCAAAACCATTCCATTCCCTTTCAGGACTACGCCGATCTGGTAAAGAACAAAAAAATATACGGCCTCTTAAAGCAACGGATCGAGGAAAAAAACAAACATCTGGCGCAGTACGAGACCATCAAAAAATTCGCCATCCTCGAGAACGATTTCTCCATCGACACCGGCGAGCTGACCCCCACCCTCAAGGTGAAACGCAAATTCACCTCCCAAAAATACAGGGAAATCCTCGACAGCCTCTACCAAGAATAGGTTTTTATTGACGATTTGCGAATGTTCCTTCATAATGACCTGAAAATTTGCGGTAGGTACATCAAAAAAGGAGGTCAAAATGGCCGAGCAAGGTTCGGGGCAGTCCACGGGATTGGCGCCCAATGTGGCGTCGCTTCTCTGTTATATCTGCACCTTTATTACCGGCATTGTTTTTCTGATCGTGGAAAAAGACAACAGGGATGTCCGTTTTCACGCCTGGCAGGCGATTATTTTCGGCATCGCCATGCTGGTGGTTCAGATTGCCCTTTCCATTCTGGGGGCCATCCTTGGCGCGGTTGCCAGTGTCCTGGGGGCGATCATCGCCATTCTGGCGCCGGTGGTCTGGCTGGTCTTTTTTATTTTCTGGGTCATCTGCATGATCAAGGCCTATCAGGGGGAACGCTATAAGCTCCCGATCTTGGGCGATATGGCCGAAAAACAGGCGGCGAAGTGACCAAACGCAATAAATGCCGTTATGCTACGTTGCCCTCCCTCGGCGCTCCCTGCGGCGTACATCTCTAGTACGCCTCGGTCGGCCTCGGTCGGGCGCCTTGCCTAACGGCATTTCTTGCGTTTTAATTGATTGCGATTGGGCAATTTTTTTTCCATCATTCTTCTCCTCGCCATTCTCACCGCCGGATGGTGGGTGACGCCGGAACAGATAGCAAAGGTTCCTCTCTGCGGCTTCAAATTAATCTTCGGCATCGACTGCCCGGGGTGCGGCCTGACACGCAGTTTTCTTTCGATCGCCCGCGGTCATCTTTTAGAGGCCGTTCACTATAATGCCGCCGGTCCTCTTGTTTATCTCTTTCTTTTGGCCTATGCGGTGGACCTGTCGCTTAAGAGGGTGAGAGGAAAGGGCTTGAGCATCCCTGTGCGCGTCTCCGAAATTTTCGGCCTTGTCCTTGGCATTTTCCTTTTTGGCCACTGGATTATCCGTCTGGCCAACGGCCCGGCCCCCGCAGAGGGTCTGCTCTCGCGATTTTTCTATTGAAAAATACTGCCGGCTCATGTAGCGCTGGGACAAGGAGGATTTACCCATGGCATTGACGGCAAAAGAAATTTTCGAGCAAAAAATCGCTCAAAAACTCATCGACAACGCGGAAAAAATAAAAACCATCAGCACCATCTACCAGTTCAACCTGACCGGCGATACGCCGTGCACCTGGACGCTCGATCTCACCCAAGCGGGGGGAAAGATTTCCGAAGGGGCCTCGGCCTCAGCCAAATGCACCGTCACCATTTCCACCCAGGATCTTTCCGATATCGTGGAAAAGAAGCTGAACCCGCAGATGGCTTTCATGTCGGGCAAGCTCAAAGTGATGGGCGACATGGGGCTGGCGCTCAAACTGGGAAACATTCTGTAATTGCCAATCAAGGGTCGGTTCTTTATACTAAGAGGCATGGAACAAACATCGAAAGACGTTGTCTTGAAAATACCCCTCTCGGTATTCGAATCGGCCGAAACCAAGGAAGATCTTGAAGATTGGCTTCTTTCGCACGATTTTGCCTTTATCGATGAGATGCGCCGCCTGAAAGCCGAAGCGGAAGAAGGCCGTGGCCGTCCGCTTGCCGATCTGGCCAAGAAATGGAATATCAAGCTGTAATCCTTCCCGATGCCGAGAAAGATCTTAACGAACTTTCTCCACCCATCCGCAATACGATTGTTCGAAGAATTGCCTGGTTGGTGAAGAATGCCGAGGAAGTCATCCACCATCCTCTCGTGGGAATGCCGGAGGACCTTGCCGGATTGTGCAAATTTCGCGTCGGCGACTATCGAGTTCTTTACTGGAAAGATGAAGCGAAAAAGGCAGTACAGGTTTTCCGGGTAAGGCATCGGTCGGAGGTGTATCGGAAACTGTAGGCCGGCGGCCCTGTCGCTCATGCCAAGAAAATCTTTCAAGTCCAAAATCGGTCATCCGTTGGTTGCCTCGATGCTCAAAGGGGATAAGCGGGCCTTGGCCCGTCTGATGACCTACGTCGACAACCGGCACGAAGATCTCATAAAAATCATGAGTGAGGTCTACGAACATTCGGGGAAGGCCTGCCGTATAGGTATTACAGGTCCTCCGGGATCGGGAAAATCGACCCTCGTTGACAAGCTCATCGGCCATTTCCGGCAACAGGGGAAAAAAGTGGGGGTGGTGGCCATCGATCCCAGCTCCCCCTTTACGGGCGGGGCTGTCTTGGGGGATCGGATCCGGATGATGGATCACAGCAGTGATGAAAATGTCTTCATCCGTTCGCTCGGTTCCCGCGGATCGCACGGCGGACTTTCACGGGCGACACGGGATGTCGTGCATCTGATGGATGCCTTCGGTTTTGACGTCATTCTTATCGAAACGGTCGGTGTGGGGCAGACGGAGCTGGATATTATGGCGGTGGCGCACTCGACCATTGTCGTTCTTGTCCCCGAGGCGGGAGACACCATTCAGACAATGAAGGCGGGGCTGATGGAAATCGCCGACATCTTTGTGGTCAACAAGGCCGACC comes from the Deltaproteobacteria bacterium genome and includes:
- the gmk gene encoding guanylate kinase; the protein is LSGASGSGKTTLCRMIEKRLGFFYSISHTTRPQRPSEIDGQDYHFVNRSRFDNMIEEGAFLEWSEVYGNLYGTSRAPVLAHLSKGGGVVLDVDWQGALKIKKERPEAVLIFVLVPSITDLESRLVRRGSESPSALKKRLEESKKEENYKKYYDYVVVNKNLERTYEEIKKIISHHHAGTRGHN
- a CDS encoding bifunctional (p)ppGpp synthetase/guanosine-3',5'-bis(diphosphate) 3'-pyrophosphohydrolase, with translation MQAQEATTEKNILVVKLDDVVSKVQSYNPLADIDLIKKAYVFSAKAHAGQKRRSGQPYLIHPLEVANILAEMKMDVASISAGILHDTIEDTKVTREELKTVFGEEIAELVDGVTKLSKIPFNTRMERQAENFRKMILAMAKDIRVILIKLADRLNNLRTLQFMPEEKQIRIAQETLDIYAPLANRLGMQWMKVQLEDLGLRFTRPQTYQQIEKKIARLKKIKEHYMDRVEKGVTAHFMDSIRAFKILGRMKHVHGIYRKMERQNISFEQVHDLLAFRILVPTVEECYEALGLLHSIWKPVPGRFKDYLAMPKANNYQSLHTTVICLDGERVEFQIRTFEMNETAEQGIAAHWKYKEDGRIDMKSEETFRWLHQLVDWQNELKDSVEFLDTVKLDLFTSEIYVFTPKGDVRPLPHNATPIDFAYSIHTDVGAHCTGARVNGRIVPLTHHLASGDTVEIITSPHRYPSRDWLKVAVSSRARAKVRQFLKQEQREKSIHLGKEIYQEECAKFGIDASEFLKSGALREYLEKKGIVGENSLYSALAYGKISMPVITAALFPEKTKTTAVPPPEGFLKKIFRKVSKQTRDVVRIDGLEDLLIAFGKCCHPIQGDPIVGFVTRGRGVTLHRIDCPKVPSIDPARRVNADWNYKTDLVRTARLKILCEDKPGMLAEITAAISSRQANITKALVRTTRDKKAVISMDVGVRDTDELHAIMKSLEKIEGVISVERELG
- a CDS encoding 50S ribosomal protein L28 encodes the protein MAYSCHYCNKRALRGHNVSHANNRTIKLSMPNLQTIRVLLGKTVRRVRACTRCLRSGVVVKAG
- a CDS encoding long-chain fatty acid--CoA ligase, translating into MQFQNLLQIFSETAARQGGAPCFRYKEGGRWRTLNWNEVNQKIIDLAGGLVKLGVKKGDRVCIFSQTRTEWTLADMAILSVGAVTVPIYQSNLPDQAGYIIQNSEARLAFVEDAVQLKKINEVRPELPLLKQIILFDNGTAAIREKGIYTLEEVLLLGNGEGKAAFEEMKRSLHPDSEASFVYTSGTTGPPKGAVLTHGNFIAELEALEVIFDFEPHYESLLFLPLAHILARVVQFAQLQRGFIQVYAESIDKLLDNVQEVRPHLMASVPRIFEKIHTRVMQGVEASSKRRQKIFSWACAVGKQYSACLQAKKPVSLLLRLKWKTAYHLVFSKLHKKLGGRIRFFITGGAPLPAEIGEFFESAGFAILEGYGLTETSAAITCNTLKERRIGTVGRPLKGVEIKIADDGEILTRGPVVFKGYYRQAEATSEALNTGGWFHTGDIGVFDDDGYLKITDRKKDIIVTAAGKNIAPQNIESLLKTDPLISQAMVHGDRRKYLSALITLDKNEIIRYAQNHSIPFQDYADLVKNKKIYGLLKQRIEEKNKHLAQYETIKKFAILENDFSIDTGELTPTLKVKRKFTSQKYREILDSLYQE
- a CDS encoding DUF4870 domain-containing protein, which codes for MAEQGSGQSTGLAPNVASLLCYICTFITGIVFLIVEKDNRDVRFHAWQAIIFGIAMLVVQIALSILGAILGAVASVLGAIIAILAPVVWLVFFIFWVICMIKAYQGERYKLPILGDMAEKQAAK
- a CDS encoding DUF2752 domain-containing protein, yielding MRLGNFFSIILLLAILTAGWWVTPEQIAKVPLCGFKLIFGIDCPGCGLTRSFLSIARGHLLEAVHYNAAGPLVYLFLLAYAVDLSLKRVRGKGLSIPVRVSEIFGLVLGIFLFGHWIIRLANGPAPAEGLLSRFFY
- a CDS encoding SCP2 sterol-binding domain-containing protein, giving the protein MALTAKEIFEQKIAQKLIDNAEKIKTISTIYQFNLTGDTPCTWTLDLTQAGGKISEGASASAKCTVTISTQDLSDIVEKKLNPQMAFMSGKLKVMGDMGLALKLGNIL
- a CDS encoding type II toxin-antitoxin system RelE/ParE family toxin; the protein is MEYQAVILPDAEKDLNELSPPIRNTIVRRIAWLVKNAEEVIHHPLVGMPEDLAGLCKFRVGDYRVLYWKDEAKKAVQVFRVRHRSEVYRKL
- the meaB gene encoding methylmalonyl Co-A mutase-associated GTPase MeaB produces the protein MLKGDKRALARLMTYVDNRHEDLIKIMSEVYEHSGKACRIGITGPPGSGKSTLVDKLIGHFRQQGKKVGVVAIDPSSPFTGGAVLGDRIRMMDHSSDENVFIRSLGSRGSHGGLSRATRDVVHLMDAFGFDVILIETVGVGQTELDIMAVAHSTIVVLVPEAGDTIQTMKAGLMEIADIFVVNKADREGADRIAGELAALSDMYSSEWKVPVLKTEATRGKGIDELVRALSGHAEFMKGNPAAHERAHK